The following are from one region of the Neurospora crassa OR74A linkage group III, whole genome shotgun sequence genome:
- the prk-2 gene encoding protein kinase Yak1: MEQQWQPYSDSAASGSSRRYNNGSGQMSMSPRDYASNGQVQAQQQPLAGYKYDPYQAGLNPSAQPQSSSISPMTSSQSRDANGDVAMQDAHDPYSSQNPTIKYPLRPHHSLSGGRPASLSTSQEPSAAAQRYSPMEALSPASQYPKGSQFSPAQRQSPTRPNEYAPPQSQQQQQPPQQQQQQSPYYTSRQASQQLPPINPYAPAQHDHSYPNSAISSTMDGSYMDPKSPPRRMNSQSQQMPMPERTPVPEFRKIRGPQDLRPKINKQPAHRRANPEGGFISPLQALTVHLPATYRICNPGFKYESSRNPRRVLTKPSKGVKNDGYDNEDSDYILYVNDILGSEEAGHKNRYLILDVLGQGTFGQVVKCQNLKTQEVVAVKVIKNRTAYFNQSMMEVSVLDLLNTKLDKNDDHHLLRLKDTFIHRQHLCLVFELLSVNLYELIKQNQFRGLSTTLVRVFAQQLLNGLSLLNKARLIHCDLKPENILLKNLESPIIKIIDFGSACDERQTVYTYIQSRFYRSPEVLLGLPYSSAIDMWSLGCIVVELFLGLPLFPGSSEYNQVSRIVEMLGNPPNWMIEMGKQAGEFFEKRQDEFGRKTYHLKSMEQYSREHGTKEQPSKKYFQANTLPEIIKTYPMPRKNMKQSEIDREMNNRIAFIDFVRGLLTINPLERWSPQQAKLHPFITQSKFTGPFVPPMNLKSSSLNRSPAPGTQQQIQAEAFSKQKAQQAQANAIAANQAQNPYGSMATGQQYPQQTHTQPQPLYSNNNIYAPGGSSSHASAPPPYGSQQGAYPQQGMPQQQQPQVPQVQMPPANYAGVSQSNLYAQQQAAAAARQRQRSSTMEQQQSGIPVSIQRVASHLDPTQPIRLQPSPAYYPPPPDGLMGMDSQPSQRMPRRGSRAQASGRGQGNNRDFIRNLEERTLEEGFMGGNGGGQGQSQWH, from the exons ATGGAGCAGCAATGGCAACCGTACTCTGACTCTGCCGCCAGCGGCTCGTCCAGGAGATACAACAACGGTTCCGGCCAAATGTCCATGTCCCCTCGAGACTACGCCAGCAACGGCCAGGTCCaggcgcagcagcagccgctggCCGGATACAAGTATGATCCGTACCAGGCCGGTCTGAACCCAAGCGCGCAACCACAGTCCTCCTCCATTTCCCCAATGACGTCGTCCCAGTCGCGCGACGCCAACGGCGACGTCGCTATGCAGGATGCCCACGATCCATACTCATCCCAGAACCCTACCATCAAGTACCCCCTGAGGCCGCATCACTCTCTCTCCGGTGGTCGCCCCGCCAGCCTTAGTACGTCCCAAGAACCATCTGCTGCCGCGCAGCGATACTCGCCCATGGAGGCGCTCTCGCCTGCCTCCCAATACCCCAAGGGAAGCCAATTCTCCCCCGCCCAACGTCAATCCCCTACGCGACCGAACGAATATGCCCCGCCGCAatcacaacagcaacagcagccgccgcagcagcaacagcaacagagCCCCTACTACACCAGCCGTCAAGCATCCCAACAGCTTCCCCCCATCAACCCATACGCACCCGCTCAACACGACCACAGCTATCCAAACTCGGCAATCAGCTCTACCATGGACGGCTCTTATATGGACCCCAAGTCGCCGCCAAGGCGCATGAACTCGCAGTCGCAACAGATGCCCATGCCCGAAAGGACGCCAGTTCCCGAGTTTAGGAAAATACGAGGACCCCAGGACCTTCGACCAAAGATTAACAAGCAGCCGGCTCATCGACGAGCGAACCCGGAAGGCGGCTTTATCAGT CCCCTCCAAGCGCTAACAGTTCACCTCCCCGCCACCTACCGAATATGCAACCCCGGCTTCAAGTACGAGTCGTCTAGGAATCCTCGGCGCGTCCTTACCAAGCCTAGCAAGGGAGTGAAGAATGACGGCTATGACAACGAGGACAGCGATTATATCCTCTATGTGAATGACATCCTGGGCTCGGAGGAGGCTGGTCATAA GAACCGCTACCTGATTCTCGATGTCCTTGGCCAGGGTACCTTCGGCCAGGTCGTAAAATGCCAAAACTTGAAGACGCAAGAAGTTGTTGCGGTCAAGGTCATCAAGAACCGAACAGCTTACTTCAACCAAAGCATGATGGAAGTGTCTGTTTTGGATTTG CTCAATACAAAGCTCGACAAAAACGACGATCACCATCTGTTGCGACTAAAGGATACATTTATCCATCGCCAACACTTGTGCTTGGTATTCGAGTTGCTTAGTGTCAACCTATACGAGCTGATCAAGCAAAACCAGTTCCGAGGCTTGAGCACGACACTGGTTCGCGTCTTTGCGCAGCAGCTGCTGAATGGGCTTTCTCTGCTCAACAAGGCAAGACTGATCCATTGCGACCTGAAACCCGAGAACATTCTCCTGAAAAACCTCGAGAGCCCGATCATCAAAATTATCGATTTCGGATCCGCTTGCGACGAACGGCAGACTGTCTATACGTACATTCAGTCCAGATTCTACCGATCTCCTGAAGTGTTACTTGGCTTGCCTTATTCTTCGGCTATTGATATGTGGTCTTTGGGATGCATTGTGGTTGAGCTTTTCTTGGGtcttcccctcttccccGGTTCTTCCGAGTACAACCAGGTGTCACGAATCGTCGAGATGCTGGGAAACCCTCCAAACTGGATGATCGAGATGGGCAAGCAGGCAGGAGAGTTCTTCGAGAAGAGGCAAGATGAGTTCGGCAGAAAAACCTACCACCTGAAGTCTATGGAGCAATACTCTCGGGAGCATGGCACGAAGGAACAACCTAGCAAGAAGTACTTCCAAGCCAACACACTACCCGAGATTATCAAGACGTACCCGATGCCGAGGAAGAACATGAAGCAGTCAGAGATTGACAGAG AAATGAACAACCGTATCGCTTTCATCGATTTTGTCAGGGGTCTGCTGACGATCAATCCCTTGGAACGATGGTCGCCTCAACAAGCCAAGCTACATCCTTTCATCACCCAATCGAAGTTTACTGGACCGTTTGTACCGCCCATGAACCTCAAGTCAAGTTCGCTCAACAGATCACCAGCCCCGGGAACTCAACAGCAGATACAGGCCGAGGCATTCAGCAAGCAAAAGGCGCAACAAGCGCAAGCCAACGCCATTGCGGCAAACCAGGCCCAAAACCCTTACGGGTCGATGGCCACTGGGCAGCAATATCCCCAGCAGACCCACACGCAACCTCAGCCCTTGTattccaacaacaacatttaCGCTCctggtggcagcagcagtcacGCTAGCGCGCCTCCACCCTACGGCTCTCAGCAGGGCGCATACCCCCAACAAGGAATgccccaacaacagcagccgcAGGTACCGCAAGTACAGATGCCTCCAGCGAACTACGCGGGCGTGTCCCAGTCAAATCTGTACGCCCAGCaacaggcggcggcggcggcgcgccAGAGGCAACGGTCCTCGACAATGGAGCAACAGCAAAGTGGTATTCCTGTGTCCATCCAGCGCGTCGCGAGCCATCTTGATCCCACCCAGCCAATTCGTCTGCAACCGAGCCCGGCCTACTACCCACCGCCACCAGACGGTCTCATGGGAATGGACTCGCAGCCCAGCCAAAGGATGCCGAGGAGGGGAAGCCGTGCTCAGGCGTCTGGACGGGGCCAGGGCAACAACCGCGACTTCATCAGGAACTTGGAGGAGAGGACGTTGGAGGAAGGGTTTATGGGCGGGAACGGTGGAGGTCAGGGTCAAAGTCAATGGCATTGA
- a CDS encoding nuclear and cytoplasmic polyadenylated RNA-binding protein pub1, which translates to MADVGPPPTTGQLPPPPQPNAGAPGYENGQNNNANSAHMPPPPLHIPQNTNPIPTAITSPMGGNGDTSGIMSPTSAGNPFGRRAAPEPNKRALYVGGLDPRVTEDVLRQIFETTGHVQNVKIIPDKNQKGYNYGFVEYDDPGAAERAMQTLNGRRVHQSEIRVNWAYQSNNQNKEDTSGHFHIFVGDLSNEVNDEVLLQAFSAFGSVSEARVMWDMKTGRSRGYGFVAFRDRPDAEKALSSMDGEWLGSRAIRCNWANQKGQPSIAQQQAMQQMGLTPTTPYGHHHFPTHGVHSYDMIVAQTPAWQTTCYVGNLTPYTTQNDLVPLFQNFGYVVESRFQADRGFAFIKMDTHENAAMAICQLNGYQVNGRPLKCSWGKDKTPNPQQFDPNQPYSPQSAQTPGYPGTPSTYFNNYGNSYPGQQGNYNGPQAQSPAGYGSQMGYNGPPSAGGYGRGQPGPNAQWNQPSPAQNFGNGFGGYQG; encoded by the exons ATGGCTGACGTTGGCCCGCCTCCCACCACCGGACAGCTTCCCCCTCCACCTCAACCAAACGCAGGCGCGCCCGGCTACGAGAACGGTCAAAACAACAACGCGAATTCCGCACACatgcctcctccgccgctgcACATCCCGCAAAACACCAATCCCATCCCTACGGCGATTACGTCGCCCATGGGTGGGAACGGTGACACGAGCGGCATCATGTCGCCCACCAGCGCCGGCAACCCCTTCGGCCGCCGCGCCGCCCCCGAGCCGAACAAGCGCGCTCTCTACGTCGGCGGCCTTGACCCTAGGGTCACCGAGGACGTCTTGAGACAGATTTTCGAGACGACTGGCCATGTCCAGAATGTCAAAATTATTCCCGACAAGAAC CAAAAGGGCTACAACTACGGCTTCGTTGAGTATGATGATCCCGGTGCGGCTGAGCGTGCTATGCAGACGCTCAACGGTCGGCGCGTGCATCAGTCC GAAATCCGTGTCAACTGGGCCTACCAGTCGAACAACCAGAACAAGGAGGATACTTCGGGCCACTTCCACATCTTCGTCGGCGATCTCTCCAACGAAGTCAACGACGAGGTTCTGCTTCAGGCCTTTTCTGCCTTTGGCTCCGTCTCCGAGGCTCGAGTCATGTGGGACATGAAGACTGGTCGCTCCCGCGGCTATGGCTTCGTTGCTTTCCGCGACCGTCCCGATGCCGAGAAGGCTCTGAGCTCTATGGATGGCGAATGGCTTGGATCTCGTGCCATTCGTTGCAACTGGGCCAACCAGAAGGGTCAGCCTTCCATTGCTCAACAGCAAGCTATGCAGCAGATGGGTCTTACTCCCACCACTCCTTatggccaccaccacttccctACCCACGGAGTTCACAGCTATGACATGATTGTCGCCCAGACCCCTGCTTGGCAGACGACCTGCTATGTCGGCAACCTGACTCCTTACACCACTCAGAATGACCTCGTGCCCCTTTTCCAGAACTTCGGCTACGTCGTCGAGTCTCGTTTCCAGGCCGATCGCGGCTTTGCATTCATCAAGATGGACACTCACGAGAATGCTGCCATGGCCATCTGCCAGCTTAATGGGTATCAGGTCAATGGTCGGCCTTTGAAGTGCAGC TGGGGCAAGGACAAGACGCCCAACCCTCAACAGTTCGACCCAAACCAGCCTTATAGCCCTCAGAGTGCCCAGACGCCTGGTTATCCCGGCACTCCCTCCACTTATTTCAATAACTATGGCA ACTCTTACCCAGGCCAGCAAGGTAACTACAACGGCCCTCAAGCTCAGTCACCTGCCGGCTACGGCTCCCAGATGGGTTACAACGGCCCGCCGAGCGCTGGTGGTTATGGCCGTGGTCAGCCCGGTCCCAACGCCCAGTGGAACCAGCCGTCCCCAGCCCAGAACTTCGGCAATGGGTTTGGTGGTTACCAGGGCTAG
- a CDS encoding PH domain-containing protein, which yields MTEMYTQPPASSATASLQDRRVSVATPPSSIPMPPPPTGARLRSGLAGETYSPVNQNGSFEFDRVIKSGYVQKRTSKTKAWRTIYLVLRPNTLSIYKSDKEEKLRHKIYLSDLTAVTFLKDPKQKRPNVFGLFSPAKNFHFQAPTLQDAQEWVDLIRKDARIEEEEEELFLASPPPRRQSDLNRDFAAAADRERLASSSPEPLEPPVRILVSPGGRRSSAIESSGMSGTELASHSDFSDSEFQRIPGPTIESLTARSPSVSQARGRAAQAQGAPMTPGAMNVSQSSGINVEQDPDRIIWQGWLRFLRSKRGVKQWKKSWAVLRPRNLILYKDESEYSVLFVVAFSSIVNVVDIDPLSKSKAHCMQIITDEKSYRFCAQNEEELVQCLGAFKSLLAKRRELESKAAASTANATTDQQPRLSA from the exons ATGACCGAAATGTACACTCAGCCTCCGGCTTCGTCGGCTACCGCCTCACTCCAAGATCGCCGCGTCAGCGTCGCCACCCCGCCTTCGTCTATTCCTATGCCACCTCCGCCTACAGGTGCCCGGCTTAGAAGTGGTCTTGCCGGCGAGACGTATTCGCCCGTCAACCAGAACGGAAGCTTTGAATTCGACCGTGTGATCAAGAGCGGCTATGTGCAAAAGCGCACCTCAAAAACCAAG GCTTGGAGGACTATTTATCTCGTCTTGCGCCCCAACACTTTGTCCATCTACAAAtcggataaggaggagaagctTCGACACAAGATCTATCTGTCGGATCTGACGGCCGTCACTTTCCTCAAAGACCCAAAGCAGAAACGCCCAAACGTCTTTGGCCTGTTTTCGCCCGCAAAGAACTTCCATTTCCAAGCTCCGACTTTGCAGGATGCCCAGGAGTGGGTTGACTTGATCAGGAAGGATGCCAGGatagaggaggaagaagaggaacttTTCTTGGCCAGCCCACCTCCCCGACGACAATCCGACCTTAACCGTGACTTTGCCGCTGCTGCGGATCGGGAGCGACTTGCTTCGAGCTCACCGGAACCCCTCGAACCTCCTGTACGGATTCTGGTGTCTCCTGGTGGGCGACGTTCATCGGCCATTGAATCATCGGGAATGTCGGGGACAGAACTTGCGTCGCATTCCGATTTCTCCGATTCGGAATTTCAACGGATACCGGGCCCAACAATCGAAAGTTTGACTGCGCGGTCTCCATCCGTGTCACAAGCACGAGGACGAGCAGCACAGGCACAGGGTGCCCCCATGACCCCAGGAGCGATGAACGTCAGCCAATCTAGCGGCATCAACGTCGAGCAAGACCCGGATCGGATTATCTGGCAGGGATGGTTGCGATTCCTCCGAAGCAAACGCGGTGTCAAGCAATGGAAGAAATCGTGGGCGGTATTACGACCAAGAAATCTCATTCTGTACAAAGACGAATCCGAGTACTCGGttctcttcgtcgtcgcttTTTCGTCAATCGTCAATGTTGTGGACATCGATCCGCTGAGCAAGTCCAAGGCCCACTGCATGCAAATTATCACGGACGAGAAGAGCTATCGATTTTGTGCTCAAAATGAAGAGGAGCTCGTTCAGTGTCTGGGTGCTTTCAAGAGTTTGCTGGCAAAAAGGAGGGAGTTGGAGTCAAAAGCGGCAGCGTCGACAGCAAATGCTACCACCGACCAGCAGCCTCGCCTGTCCGCATGA